The Hypomesus transpacificus isolate Combined female chromosome 2, fHypTra1, whole genome shotgun sequence genome window below encodes:
- the zmp:0000000930 gene encoding telethonin: MHCLNRGSCYLVNSHSDVSDSNERQRESYEASWLDLVLETRPWQETTVSEKDTSRRESYEQKQVAHLLLRRSPDQSLWLGRQGGTITKHQLPHRSTVPDPPLTPSQTTLPKASRRSPSPTTLRQQLKSIMDLKSNGVCLDKQEVSLITKDLPRVSPPIRVNFRASCLISPPRESSLYFQR, encoded by the exons ATGCATTGTTTAAACCGGGGGAGCTGCTACCTTGTGAACAGTCACAGCGATGTAAGTGATTCCAACGAAAGACAAAGGGAGTCTTATGAAGCCTCCTGGCTAGACCTGGTGCTGGAAACAAGACCATGGCAAGA GACAACTGTGTCTGAGAAGGACACCTCACGCAGGGAGAGCTATGAGCAGAAGCAGGTGGCCCACCTTCTGCTCCGCAGGAGCCCAGACCAGTCTCTCTGGCTTGGCAGACAGGGAGGAACCATAACCAAACACCAGCTCCCCCACAGGAGCACTGTCCCtgaccctcccctcacccccagccaaACGACTCTTCCCAAGGCCTCTCGTcggtccccctcccccacaacaCTCCGGCAGCAGCTTAAATCCATCATGGACCTGAAGAGTAACGGAGTGTGTTTAGACAAGCAGGAGGTCTCCCTCATTACCAAGGACTTGCCGAGGGTCAGCCCTCCCATCCGCGTCAACTTCAGAGCCTCCTGCCTCATCTCCCCACCGCGGGAGTCCTCCCTGTACTTTCAGAGATGA